In one Brassica oleracea var. oleracea cultivar TO1000 chromosome C9, BOL, whole genome shotgun sequence genomic region, the following are encoded:
- the LOC106315560 gene encoding 40S ribosomal protein S15a: MVRISVLNDALKSMFNAEKRGKRQVMIRPSSKVIIKFLIVMQKHGYIGEFEYVDDHRSGKIVVELNGRLNKCGVISPRFDVGVKEIEGWTARLLPSRQFGYIVLTTSAGIMDHEEARRKNVGGKVLGFFY, translated from the exons ATGGTGAGAATCAGTGTGCTTAATGACGCTCTGAAGAGTATGTTCAATGCGGAAAAGAGAGGCAAGAGGCAGGTGATGATCAGGCCTTCGTCTAAGGTCATCATCAAGTTTCTCATTGTGATGCAGAAACACG GTTACATTGGTGAGTTCGAGTACGTTGATGACCACAGGTCTGGCAAGATTGTCGTTGAGCTCAATGGAAGACTGAACAAATGTGGTGTCATCAGTCCCCGTTTCGATGTCGGAGTTAAGGAGATCGAAGGCTGGACCGCTCGTCTTCTTCCTTCCAGACAG TTTGGTTACATTGTTCTTACAACCTCCGCCGGTATCATGGACCACGAAGAGGCCAGGAGGAAGAATGTTGGTGGAAAGGTTCTTGGATTCTTTTACTGA
- the LOC106315575 gene encoding glycine-rich RNA-binding protein 2-like isoform X2 gives MYSNSRFLFFKIIRWSTVRVICDHMSGKSKGYGFVLFDSEEAAASALASMNNQLLEGRQIRVEYARPKGGLDQNKN, from the exons ATGTATAGCAACTCGAGGTTCTTGTTCTTCAAAATTATTCGTTGGAG TACAGTGAGAGTAATATGCGATCACATGAGCGGCAAGTCAAAAGGCTATGGATTTGTGCTATTTGATTCAGAAGAAGCAGCTGCAAGTGCCTTAGCTTCCATGAACAATCAG TTACTCGAAGGCAGACAGATTAGAGTTGAATATGCTCGTCCTAAAGGAGGTTTAGATCAGAATAAGAATTGA
- the LOC106315575 gene encoding glycine-rich RNA-binding protein 2-like isoform X1, which yields MFLSQLSHRVCYLASPLRCIATRGSCSSKLFVGVRVICDHMSGKSKGYGFVLFDSEEAAASALASMNNQLLEGRQIRVEYARPKGGLDQNKN from the exons ATGTTCCTTTCTCAATTATCTCATCGTGTTTGTTATTTAGCATCGCCATTACGATGTATAGCAACTCGAGGTTCTTGTTCTTCAAAATTATTCGTTGGAG TGAGAGTAATATGCGATCACATGAGCGGCAAGTCAAAAGGCTATGGATTTGTGCTATTTGATTCAGAAGAAGCAGCTGCAAGTGCCTTAGCTTCCATGAACAATCAG TTACTCGAAGGCAGACAGATTAGAGTTGAATATGCTCGTCCTAAAGGAGGTTTAGATCAGAATAAGAATTGA
- the LOC106315574 gene encoding probable histone H2A.7: METTGKVKKAFGGRKAGGPKTKSVSKSIKAGLQFPVGRITRFLKKGRYAQRLGGGAPVYMAAVLEYLAAEVLELAGNAARDNKKSRIIPRHLLLAIRNDEELGKLLSGVTIAHGGVLPNINSVLLPKKSAKSSEDAAPKSSGKSPKKA; this comes from the exons ATGGAAACCACCGGAAAAGTGAAGAAGGCTTTCGGAGGAAGGAAAGCGGGTGGCCCCAAGACCAAATCCGTCTCGAAATCGATCAAAGCCGGTCTCCAGTTTCCGGTGGGGAGAATCACTCGTTTCCTGAAGAAGGGACGGTACGCACAGAGGCTCGGCGGTGGAGCTCCCGTTTATATGGCCGCCGTTCTCGAGTACCTAGCCGCCGAA GTGCTAGAGCTTGCTGGTAACGCTGCTAGAGACAACAAGAAGTCGAGAATCATCCCGAGGCATCTTCTTTTGGCGATTAGGAACGATGAAGAGTTGGGGAAGCTTCTCAGTGGAGTTACGATCGCTCACGGTGGTGTCTTGCCCAACATTAACTCTGTTCTTTTGCCTAAGAAGTCTGCTAAGTCGTCCGAGGATGCTGCACCCAAGTCGTCTGGCAAATCTCCCAAGAAGGCTTAA
- the LOC106313160 gene encoding actin-depolymerizing factor 3-like, translating to MANAASGMAVHDDCKLKFLELKAKRTFRFIVYKIEEQQKQVVVEKLGEPGQSHDDFAASLPADECRYAVFDFDFVTAESCQKSKIFFVAWSPDTARVRSKMIYASSKDRFKRELDGIQVELQATDPTEMDLDVFKSRAN from the exons ATG GCTAATGCGGCGTCAGGTATGGCAGTCCATGATGACTGCAAGCTCAAGTTTCTCGAACTCAAGGCTAAAAGGACTTTCCGTTTCATCGTTTACAAGATCGAGGAGCAGCAGAAACAAGTGGTTGTTGAGAAGCTCGGCGAGCCTGGTCAATCCCATGATGACTTTGCAGCTAGTCTTCCTGCTGATGAATGCCGTTACGCAGTTTTCGATTTTGATTTCGTCACTGCTGAGAGTTGCCAAAAGAGTAAGATCTTCTTCGTCGCATG GTCTCCGGACACAGCAAGAGTTAGAAGCAAGATGATCTATGCGAGCTCTAAGGATAGGTTCAAGAGAGAGCTTGACGGAATTCAAGTAGAGCTTCAAGCTACCGATCCAACTGAGATGGATCTCGATGTTTTCAAAAGCCGAGCCAACTGA
- the LOC106319385 gene encoding putative pentatricopeptide repeat-containing protein At5g59900 yields MKLPRTIPSLSTSHFLRNFRNLSSAIDSAQKESQFVDAVKRIVRGKRSWEIALSRDLVARRLKPTHVEEILIGTLDEPKLSLRFFNFLGLHRGFDHSTASFCILIHALVKANLFWPASSLLQTLLLRGLNPSEAFHALCSCYEKCKLSSSSSSSFDLLIQHYVRIRRALDGVLVFRMMTKAGLLPEVRTLSGLLHGLVHCRHYGLAMEVFEEMTNAGVRPDVYIYSGVVHSLCELKDLSRAREMIVRMEESGCDLSIVPYNVLINGLCKKQMVWEAVEVKNSLSRKELKADVVTYSSLIHGLCKVQEFEVGLEMMDEMLCLSLSPSEAAVSSLVKGLRKRGMIEEAFNLVKRIAESDASPNLFVHNALLDLLCKCRKFDEAELVFDRMGKIGLCPNVVTYSVLIDMFCRRGKLDTALSFLGKMIDSGLKPTVYPYNSLISGHCKFGDISAAENFMAEIINKKLEPTVVTYTSLMGGYCSKGKTHNALRLYHEMTGKGIAPSLYTFTTLISGLFRGGLIPDAVKLFNEMEEWNIKPNRVTYNVMIEGYCEEGDIAKAFVVQSEMMEKGIAPDTYTYRSLIHGLCSTGRASEAKEFVDGLHKENHELNEICYTTLLHGFCREGRLEEALSVCQEMVQRGVDLDLVCYGVLIDGSLKHKDRKMFLGLVKEMHDRGLKPDDVMYTSMIDAKSKTGDFEEAFGIWDLMINEGCVPNEVTYTTVINGLCKAGFVNEAEILRSKMLIPNQVTYGCFLDILTKGEGDMKRALELHDAILKGLLANTATYNMLIRGFCRQGRMDEASELLTKMTGDGVSPDCITYTTMIYEFCRKSDVKKAIELWNSMMERGVRPDRVAYNTMIHGCCVLGEMEKAIELRSEMLRQGLKPNSKTSGTSILNDSSSKS; encoded by the coding sequence ATGAAGCTCCCTCGCACGATTCCATCACTCTCAACCTCTCATTTTCTTCGTAACTTCAGAAACCTAAGCTCTGCGATCGACTCCGCTCAAAAAGAATCGCAATTCGTCGATGCCGTCAAAAGAATCGTGCGCGGGAAACGGAGCTGGGAGATCGCATTGAGCAGAGACCTCGTCGCGCGGAGACTGAAACCCACCCACGTCGAAGAGATCCTGATCGGAACCCTAGACGAACCCAAATTGTCTCTGAGGTTTTTCAATTTCCTCGGTTTGCACAGAGGATTCGACCACTCGACGGCGTCGTTCTGCATCTTGATCCACGCTTTGGTCAAAGCCAATCTCTTTTGGCCAGCGTCGTCTCTCCTGCAGACGCTTCTCCTCCGCGGGCTTAACCCAAGTGAGGCTTTTCACGCGCTTTGTAGCTGTTACGAGAAATGTAAGCTTAGTTCGAGTTCAAGCTCGAGTTTTGATTTGTTGATTCAGCATTATGTACGAATTAGGAGGGCGTTAGATGGTGTTTTGGTGTTCAGGATGATGACGAAAGCTGGTTTACTCCCTGAAGTGAGAACCTTGAGTGGGTTGTTACATGGTTTAGTTCATTGTAGGCATTACGGTTTGGCGATGGAGGTGTTTGAGGAGATGACCAATGCGGGCGTTCGTCCTGATGTGTACATATACTCAGGAGTGGTGCATAGCTTGTGTGAGTTGAAAGATCTCTCTCGAGCTAGGGAAATGATTGTTCGTATGGAGGAAAGTGGGTGTGATTTGAGCATAGTTCCGTATAACGTGTTGATTAATGGGCTTTGTAAGAAGCAGATGGTCTGGGAAGCTGTTGAGGTAAAGAACAGTTTGTCTAGAAAGGAGCTGAAGGCAGACGTTGTGACATATAGTAGCTTAATCCACGGGTTATGTAAAGTGCAAGAGTTTGAAGTCGGGTTGGAGATGATGGATGAGATGTTATGTTTGAGTTTAAGTCCTAGCGAAGCTGCAGTTTCAAGTTTGGTAAAAGGGTTAAGGAAGAGGGGGATGATTGAAGAGGCGTTTAACTTGGTTAAAAGAATAGCAGAGAGTGACGCTTCTCCTAATCTATTTGTGCATAATGCGTTGCTTGACTTATTATGCAAATGTAGAAAGTTTGACGAAGCTGAGCTGGTGTTTGATAGGATGGGGAAGATCGGCTTGTGTCCCAATGTTGTGACCTATTCAGTTTTGATAGATATGTTTTGCAGAAGAGGGAAACTCGACACTGCACTTAGTTTCCTTGGGAAAATGATTGATTCCGGTTTGAAACCAACTGTGTATCCATACAATTCTCTGATTAGCGGGCACTGCAAGTTCGGTGACATTAGTGCAGCGGAGAATTTCATGGCGGAGATTATTAATAAAAAGTTGGAGCCAACGGTGGTAACGTACACATCACTGATGGGTGGATACTGCAGCAAAGGGAAAACACACAACGCTCTTAGGCTCTATCATGAGATGACAGGGAAAGGTATCGCGCCGAGTTTATATACATTCACCACGCTCATATCCGGTCTTTTCCGCGGCGGGTTGATCCCTGATGCTGTAAAGCTATTCAACGAGATGGAGGAATGGAACATTAAACCAAACAGAGTGACTTACAACGTCATGATCGAAGGTTATTGCGAGGAAGGAGACATTGCTAAAGCCTTTGTAGTGCAGAGTGAGATGATGGAGAAAGGTATTGCACCGGATACATATACCTATAGATCGTTGATTCACGGACTGTGTTCAACAGGTCGAGCATCTGAAGCCAAAGAGTTCGTGGATGGGCTCCACAAGGAGAACCATGAACTCAACGAGATATGCTATACCACTCTCTTACACGGGTTTTGTAGAGAAGGAAGGTTAGAGGAGGCGTTAAGCGTTTGTCAGGAGATGGTACAAAGAGGGGTGGATTTAGACCTTGTGTGTTACGGTGTTCTTATAGATGGAAGTTTAAAGCACAAAGATCGAAAGATGTTTCTTGGACTTGTAAAGGAGATGCATGATAGAGGACTCAAGCCTGATGATGTGATGTATACAAGTATGATTGATGCAAAGAGCAAAACGGGAGATTTCGAGGAAGCGTTTGGGATATGGGATCTGATGATTAACGAAGGATGTGTACCTAATGAAGTCACTTACACTACTGTTATCAATGGATTATGCAAAGCAGGGTTTGTGAACGAAGCTGAGATTCTACGTTCGAAAATGCTGATTCCTAACCAAGTAACGTACGGTTGTTTTCTTGACATTCTAACCAAAGGAGAAGGAGACATGAAGAGAGCTCTGGAGCTTCATGATGCGATATTGAAAGGGCTTTTAGCTAACACCGCTACGTACAATATGTTGATCCGTGGGTTTTGTAGACAAGGGAGAATGGATGAAGCTTCTGAGCTTCTAACGAAGATGACAGGGGATGGTGTTTCTCCTGATTGTATAACCTACACAACTATGATCTATGAGTTTTGTAGGAAGAGCGATGTGAAGAAAGCGATTGAGTTGTGGAACTCGATGATGGAGAGAGGGGTGAGGCCGGATAGAGTAGCGTATAACACCATGATACACGGTTGTTGTGTGTTGGGAGAGATGGAGAAGGCGATTGAATTGAGGAGTGAGATGTTGAGACAAGGCTTGAAGCCTAACTCCAAAACCTCAGGAACAAGTATTTTGAATGATTCTAGTTCGAAATCATGA
- the LOC106313515 gene encoding histone H2B.11, with the protein MAPKAEKKPAEKKPASEKPAEEKSKAEKAPAEKKPKAGKKLPKEAGAGGDKKKKMKKKSVETYKIYIFKVLKQVHPDIGISSKAMGIMNSFINDIFEKLAGESSKLARYNKKPTITSREIQTAVRLVLPGELAKHAVSEGTKAVTKFTSS; encoded by the coding sequence ATGGCGCCCAAGGCAGAGAAGAAGCCCGCGGAGAAGAAACCAGCCTCCGAGAAGCCGGCGGAGGAGAAATCGAAAGCCGAGAAAGCTCCGGCGGAGAAGAAACCCAAGGCCGGGAAGAAGCTCCCCAAGGAGGCCGGCGCAGGCGGTGACAAGAAGAAGAAGATGAAGAAGAAGAGCGTCGAGACTTACAAGATCTACATCTTCAAGGTCCTGAAGCAGGTTCACCCCGACATCGGAATCTCCAGCAAAGCGATGGGGATCATGAACAGCTTCATCAACGACATCTTCGAGAAGCTCGCTGGTGAGAGTTCCAAGCTTGCGAGGTACAACAAGAAACCTACCATCACTTCCCGGGAGATTCAGACTGCGGTGAGGCTTGTGTTGCCTGGAGAGTTGGCGAAACACGCTGTCTCGGAGGGAACCAAGGCCGTCACGAAGTTCACGAGCTCTTGA